A single window of Lynx canadensis isolate LIC74 chromosome C2, mLynCan4.pri.v2, whole genome shotgun sequence DNA harbors:
- the LOC115523804 gene encoding LOW QUALITY PROTEIN: uncharacterized protein LOC115523804 (The sequence of the model RefSeq protein was modified relative to this genomic sequence to represent the inferred CDS: substituted 3 bases at 3 genomic stop codons) encodes MSAKELTTSVWKSERVSGRFFVLASGRLSMSDGRQREPSTSQHPPSQGVPEKHHPPPPGEADAVPRAGGGNAPVGRPPFTRQRAQREQSASAADSTILPLRATGLPDAEGNQPHRYWPFATSDLYNWKAQNPKFSEKPAGLIDLLDSVLFTHQPTWDNCQQLLQVLFTTEERERILNGARKLVPGADGNPTTNQAQIDASFPLTRPQWDFNTAEGKERLRVYRQTLMGGLXMAARKPTNLAKVGNVQQGKDESPAAFLERIMEAFRTYAPMDPEAPESKAAVIMAFVNQSAKDIRRKLQKIDRLGEKSLQDLLVVAEKVYNKREPPEDKQARAMAAASRKQTRDLARILLAITADSPEEXDHRLRQPVGDSRGGKGTTKGGKQRLQKDQCAYCKEIGHWARECPKKAGRKGSKTDRVKVLELDELSDXGSWGSDPLPEPRVTLKVEGTPVDFLVDTGAQHSVLCTPQGKLANEKSWVQGVTGMSQYSWTTRRTVDLGTGRVSHSFMVIPECPYPLLGRDLLTKIGAQITFRQGGPQVTDGKGHPIQVLTIKLEDEYHLHQEVLPREDNIDRCQPLFTFKWHDPEEGYSRQLTWTRLPQGFKNSPTIFDEALHEDLGEYRREHPGLTLLQYVDDILIAADMAKDCEQRTQDLLATLGALGYRASAKKAQICRERVSYLGYILEGRQRRLSDARKETS; translated from the exons ATGTCAGCCAAAGAGCTAACAACCTCAGTGTGGAAGTCCGAAAGGGTCAGTGGCAGGTTTTTTGTTCTAGCGAGTGGCCGGCTTTCAATGTCGGATGGCCGCCAGAGGGAACCTTCGACCTCCCAGCATCCACCGAGTCAGGG GGTGCCAGAAaaacaccatcctccccctccgggGGAGGCAGATGCTGTTCCGAGAGCGGGAGGCGGAAACGCTCCAGTGGGAAGGccgccctttaccagacaaagggctcagagggagcaatccGCCTCCGCCGCTGACTCCACTATTCTGCCCCTGCGAGCCACCGGACTCCCAGACGcggaggggaatcagccccatcgctattggcctttcgccactagtgacctctacaattggaaagctcagaatcctaagttttctgagaaaccggcagggcttattgatttattagactctgttctttttacccatcagcccacgtgggacaattgccagcagcttttgcaggtcctgttcacgactgaggaaagagaaagaatcctcaatgggGCCCGAAAACTAGTTCCGGGCGCAGacgggaatcccaccaccaaccaggctcagatagatgcctccttccccttaactcggccccagtgggatttcaacacggcagaaggtaaggagaggctccgggtctaccgccagactctaatggggggtctctgaatggctgctagaaagccaaccaatttggccaaggtcggaaatgtacaacagggaaaagatgaatctccagctgcctttttagaacggatcatggaggcattccgtacctatgcccccatggatccagaggctccggaaagcaaggcagctgttatcatggcctttgtaaaccaatcggccaaagacattaggagaaaattacagaaaatagataggctaggagaaaaaagtctgcaggacttactggtggtagccgaaaaggtatataataagcgggagcctcctgaggacaagcaggctcgcgccatggcggctgccagcaggaagcagactcgagacctggccagaatactactagctaTCACTGCTGATTCCCCCGAGGAATGAGACCACCGTCTCCGGCAGCCGGTGGGCGACTCAAGAGGaggtaaaggaaccaccaaggggggaaagcagaggctgcagaaggatcagtgtgcatactgcaaggagatagggcattgggcCCGAGAGTGTCCGAAAAAGGCCGGCAGGAAGGGAAGTAAGACTGATCGAGTAAAAGTCTTAGAGCTAGATGAACTGAGTGATTAGGGGAGTTGGGGTTCAGATCCTCTCCCCGAGcccagggtaactcttaaagtggaggggacccctgttGACTTCCTCGTCGACACTGGAGCACAACATTCAGTCCTCTGCACCCCACAAGGAAAGCTAGCCAACgagaagtcctgggtacaaggggtaactggtatgagccagtattcatggactacccgaaGAACGGTAGATTTGGGGACGGGccgggtatcccactcctttatggtaataccggaatgcccctacccgctgttaggacgggacttactgaccaagattggagctcagataactttcagacaaggggggcctcaggtcaccgatggcaagggccaccccatTCAGGTCCTGACCATAAAACTAGAGGATGAATACCACCTCCACCAGGAGGTGCTCCCGAGAGAagataatatagacagatg ccaacccttgttcACCTTCAAGTGGCATGACCCGGAAGAGGGCTACAGCAGAcaactcacctggacacggctGCCTCAGGGGTTCAAAAATTCGCCCACCATCTTCGACGAGGCACTACacgaggacctgggtgagtacagaagggagcaccctggcctcacccttctACAGTATgtagatgacatcctgattgctgccgACATGGCCAAGGACTGCGAGCAAaggacccaggacctgctggctaccTTGGGGGCCTTGGGGTACCGGGCATCCGcgaagaaggctcagatatgcagggagagggtaagttacctgggataCATCCTGGAGGGCAGACAGCGgcggttatcagatgccagaaaagaaacttcCTAA